A part of Candidatus Bathyarchaeota archaeon genomic DNA contains:
- a CDS encoding ECF transporter S component, with the protein MSQKQEKQSPDRKRLTVIQVAVSGVMAALVIVATVTFQIPNPVTRGYTNIGDIMIFVSALTFGPVVGGIAGSVGSALADVILGYGIFAPFTFIIKGAEGTIAGLISNQKRLWRDILAVTVAGAEMVLGYLLIEYFVLGLGVAAFAEIPGNVSQVVVGGLVGVPIALLLRRTLPKSWRAQRT; encoded by the coding sequence ATGAGTCAAAAACAGGAAAAGCAGTCCCCCGATAGGAAACGCTTAACCGTAATCCAGGTTGCAGTCTCAGGAGTCATGGCGGCACTAGTCATAGTCGCCACCGTCACGTTTCAGATACCAAACCCCGTCACACGGGGCTACACAAACATAGGCGACATCATGATTTTCGTCAGCGCCCTCACCTTTGGCCCAGTCGTCGGCGGCATCGCGGGTTCGGTGGGTTCAGCACTCGCCGATGTAATTTTGGGCTACGGCATCTTTGCACCCTTCACCTTCATCATTAAAGGAGCAGAAGGTACAATCGCGGGGTTAATCTCCAACCAAAAACGGCTCTGGCGTGACATATTAGCAGTAACGGTTGCCGGCGCAGAAATGGTCCTTGGGTACCTGCTGATTGAATATTTTGTGCTGGGGCTGGGCGTGGCTGCATTCGCCGAAATCCCCGGCAACGTCTCGCAGGTAGTTGTCGGCGGCTTGGTCGGTGTCCCCATCGCTCTGCTGCTTCGAAGAACGCTGCCTAAAAGTTGGAGAGCGCAACGCACTTAA
- a CDS encoding AIR synthase family protein → MKLPTGKIPIELLKDIVFKNLGAPRGEVVLGPAAGVDGAVLDVGTKNAIVSMDPITGAVERIGWEAINVNANDVATFGVEPAFFFSCIMLPEGADSKIVEAISSQMHHAAAELGIAIVGGHCESTPGLTNPIVVGCIMGLTEKGNYVTAAGAKPGDKIILTKSAGIEGTAILATDRELQLREVFSHTMLDDAKHFYSQISVVKDALTAYHAGGVHAMHDPTEGGILNGIHEMADAAGLGARVSAEKITVEPETAKICRFYEIDPLQLISSGALLIAAAPEAAEKIVDRLCRERIYADVIGEFTGNVNKRLLMKADGSADMLPRPVSDHLWIALSR, encoded by the coding sequence ATGAAGCTACCGACTGGAAAAATCCCCATTGAACTGCTAAAAGACATAGTTTTCAAGAACCTGGGCGCTCCCCGAGGCGAAGTCGTGCTTGGCCCAGCCGCCGGGGTAGACGGCGCCGTGCTGGATGTAGGCACCAAAAACGCCATCGTCTCCATGGACCCAATAACGGGGGCGGTGGAACGCATCGGCTGGGAAGCCATCAACGTCAACGCCAACGACGTCGCCACATTCGGGGTGGAACCAGCATTCTTCTTCAGCTGCATCATGCTGCCCGAGGGCGCAGACAGCAAAATCGTGGAAGCCATCAGCAGCCAAATGCACCACGCCGCCGCGGAGCTAGGCATAGCCATCGTGGGCGGCCACTGCGAATCCACGCCGGGGCTGACAAACCCCATTGTGGTAGGCTGCATCATGGGCTTAACCGAGAAGGGCAACTACGTGACGGCTGCGGGGGCAAAACCCGGCGACAAAATCATACTTACCAAATCCGCAGGCATCGAGGGCACGGCGATACTTGCCACAGACCGCGAACTCCAACTGCGAGAGGTCTTCAGCCATACCATGCTCGACGACGCCAAACACTTCTACAGCCAAATCAGCGTCGTCAAAGACGCCTTAACCGCCTACCACGCGGGCGGAGTCCACGCCATGCATGACCCCACCGAAGGCGGCATCCTAAACGGCATCCACGAGATGGCAGACGCCGCAGGGCTGGGGGCAAGGGTGTCTGCGGAGAAAATCACGGTGGAGCCGGAAACCGCGAAGATCTGCCGCTTCTACGAAATCGACCCGTTGCAGCTCATTAGTTCAGGGGCGCTTCTGATTGCCGCTGCTCCGGAGGCTGCGGAAAAAATCGTTGATCGCCTCTGCAGGGAGAGAATTTACGCGGATGTCATCGGCGAATTCACGGGTAACGTTAACAAGCGGTTGCTGATGAAGGCGGATGGCTCAGCGGATATGCTGCCACGTCCCGTTTCAGACCATCTTTGGATAGCGTTAAGCCGATAA
- the ilvC gene encoding ketol-acid reductoisomerase — protein MVKLDFGGVKEDVITRTEFTVAQAQKILKDEVVVSLGYGIQGAAQSLNMRDNGVKVIIGQEKEGIFKKEWDKAVADGWIPGKNLFPLEEAAKMGTIKMYLLTDAAQKALWPKVKATLKAGDALYFSHGFSIVYKEQTGVIPPKDIDVILVAPKGSGTSVRRNFVDGSGINCSFAVFQDATGKAMDRAKALGIAIGGGYLFPTTFEKEVYSDLTGERGTLMGALAGILEAQYNTLRANGHSPSEAFNETVEELTQSLIRLVDENGMDWMYCNCSETARIGALRWKERFRSATQPVFDSLYELVAAGEETRIVLEKSKAADYRQKLADELKEMGQSEMWRAGETVRSLRPKQPKK, from the coding sequence ATGGTTAAACTGGATTTCGGTGGCGTCAAAGAGGACGTCATCACCCGCACAGAGTTTACAGTGGCGCAAGCCCAAAAAATCCTAAAAGACGAAGTCGTCGTCTCCCTTGGCTACGGCATACAGGGAGCAGCCCAATCACTTAACATGAGAGACAACGGCGTAAAAGTAATCATTGGACAAGAAAAAGAAGGCATATTCAAGAAAGAATGGGACAAAGCAGTCGCAGACGGATGGATTCCAGGCAAAAACCTCTTCCCACTCGAGGAAGCAGCAAAGATGGGAACCATCAAAATGTACCTGCTTACCGACGCAGCCCAGAAAGCCCTGTGGCCCAAAGTCAAAGCCACCCTCAAAGCTGGCGATGCACTCTACTTCAGCCACGGCTTCAGCATCGTCTACAAGGAACAAACAGGCGTTATCCCACCTAAAGACATAGACGTTATCCTCGTTGCCCCCAAGGGCAGCGGCACCAGCGTCAGACGCAACTTCGTTGACGGCTCAGGCATCAACTGCAGCTTCGCGGTTTTCCAGGATGCAACCGGCAAAGCCATGGACCGCGCCAAGGCACTTGGCATCGCCATCGGCGGAGGCTACCTGTTCCCAACCACCTTTGAGAAAGAAGTCTACAGCGACCTAACCGGCGAACGCGGCACACTTATGGGCGCATTAGCAGGCATCCTTGAAGCCCAATATAACACGTTGCGCGCGAACGGTCACAGCCCAAGTGAAGCCTTCAACGAAACCGTCGAGGAACTCACCCAAAGCCTCATCCGCCTCGTTGACGAGAACGGCATGGACTGGATGTACTGCAACTGCAGCGAAACCGCCCGCATCGGCGCCCTACGCTGGAAAGAACGCTTCCGCAGCGCAACCCAACCAGTCTTCGACAGCCTCTACGAGCTCGTGGCGGCAGGCGAAGAAACCCGCATCGTTCTCGAGAAGAGCAAGGCAGCGGATTACCGCCAGAAACTCGCTGACGAACTCAAAGAGATGGGTCAAAGCGAGATGTGGCGTGCAGGAGAAACCGTCCGCAGCTTACGTCCCAAGCAACCCAAGAAGTAA
- a CDS encoding DUF3795 domain-containing protein gives MENRLNADLIAPCGMNCGVCKAYLAYSRGVPKKKGEVSHCSGCRERNKNCAFLKRDCEKIRKQQISSCHLCTDMPCARLTHLDEHYRLRYSMSMVENLKAIRDKGMEAFLESQAEKYRCPSCGDVVSVHDGKCYVCGYQGEKPQKKVSKAQWDKARWVPNRK, from the coding sequence ATGGAAAACCGTTTAAACGCTGACCTCATCGCGCCCTGCGGCATGAACTGCGGCGTCTGCAAAGCCTACCTTGCCTACTCTCGGGGCGTGCCCAAAAAGAAGGGCGAAGTGTCGCATTGCAGCGGCTGCCGTGAAAGAAACAAGAACTGCGCATTCCTAAAGCGGGACTGCGAGAAAATTCGGAAGCAGCAAATCAGTTCATGTCATCTATGCACCGATATGCCCTGCGCGAGGTTAACCCACTTAGACGAGCATTACCGTCTACGCTATAGCATGAGTATGGTTGAAAACCTCAAGGCAATCAGGGATAAGGGCATGGAGGCGTTCCTTGAAAGCCAAGCTGAGAAGTATCGTTGCCCAAGCTGCGGCGACGTGGTTTCGGTGCATGACGGAAAATGCTATGTTTGCGGTTATCAGGGAGAAAAACCCCAAAAGAAAGTCAGTAAGGCTCAGTGGGATAAGGCTCGTTGGGTGCCAAACCGGAAATAG
- a CDS encoding WbqC family protein, protein MQTDCQLALQDTQRASEQVEHLCLDDVLILSGHQPTLLPYPGFFYRMFHSNIMDICPYDPLSRHSDRFVHRVKIGTDNQWRWLTLPIEASAGCAIKDAKLKAHLMPSRWAELERVYGKYPLWSTYREDLKEVFFSYSRLWELNLRLIIWMRDLLGIKTYLSISYGSEGSDTTERIASQFSRYGSVVYLAGKGSLEYLDVQKYERLTHSTTAVVTYTPPAPYATVSMLTPIMKYPADKVLEVLNIRREPIKVIINGTEYSANYLNS, encoded by the coding sequence TTGCAGACTGATTGCCAATTGGCTCTCCAAGATACTCAGAGAGCATCAGAGCAAGTTGAGCATCTCTGTTTAGACGACGTGTTGATTCTCAGTGGTCACCAACCCACGCTTCTTCCCTACCCCGGGTTCTTTTACCGCATGTTCCACTCAAACATCATGGATATCTGCCCCTACGACCCACTTAGCCGACATAGCGACCGCTTCGTGCACCGCGTCAAAATCGGAACGGACAACCAATGGCGATGGCTAACTCTGCCCATCGAAGCCTCCGCCGGCTGCGCCATTAAGGACGCAAAACTAAAAGCGCATTTGATGCCTAGCCGCTGGGCGGAACTTGAACGGGTATACGGCAAGTACCCCCTTTGGAGCACCTACCGTGAAGATTTAAAGGAGGTTTTCTTTAGCTACAGCCGCCTCTGGGAGCTTAATCTGCGTCTGATAATATGGATGCGGGATCTTTTAGGCATCAAAACATACCTTTCCATTTCCTACGGCAGCGAGGGCTCTGACACCACCGAGCGGATAGCTTCTCAGTTTAGCCGTTATGGTTCTGTTGTTTACCTCGCGGGTAAAGGCAGCCTCGAATACCTTGATGTACAAAAATATGAGCGATTAACCCATTCTACAACCGCCGTAGTCACCTACACTCCACCCGCTCCTTACGCTACGGTTTCGATGCTTACCCCGATTATGAAGTATCCCGCTGACAAGGTTCTTGAGGTCCTAAACATCCGCCGGGAACCCATAAAAGTGATTATTAACGGCACCGAATACAGCGCCAACTACCTGAACAGCTAA
- a CDS encoding serine acetyltransferase, giving the protein MNRVISSKDEYEFFLEADRLALGDTLHGRKKPKLVGDDIWKFQRALRKAEYYNNCKKGFLSKLYFQWLRYRLYHLSMKLHFYIPLNVCGPGLSIAQYTGPIVINQSASIGENCRISMGVLVGRSPKDEQAPKIGNHVFIGPNAVVVGPITIANGIAIGANAYVSKSFLEPGITIAGVPARKVLSHGSELITKEASLTILAR; this is encoded by the coding sequence ATGAATCGTGTTATCTCTTCAAAAGATGAATACGAGTTTTTCTTGGAAGCAGACCGTTTAGCCCTTGGTGACACTCTTCATGGACGTAAAAAACCAAAACTAGTAGGAGACGACATCTGGAAATTCCAGCGTGCTCTCCGTAAAGCTGAATACTACAATAACTGCAAAAAGGGCTTCCTCTCTAAACTGTACTTTCAGTGGCTTCGCTATAGGCTTTACCATTTAAGCATGAAACTGCACTTCTACATTCCGTTAAATGTCTGCGGCCCCGGTTTATCCATAGCTCAATACACTGGGCCAATCGTTATCAACCAATCTGCCTCGATAGGTGAAAACTGCAGAATCTCAATGGGGGTTTTAGTGGGTCGCTCACCGAAAGATGAACAAGCCCCTAAGATAGGCAACCATGTTTTCATAGGGCCTAACGCTGTGGTGGTTGGCCCGATTACGATAGCTAACGGAATAGCTATAGGCGCAAACGCCTATGTATCCAAATCTTTTCTGGAGCCGGGAATAACCATAGCTGGAGTGCCCGCTAGAAAAGTGCTCAGTCACGGTTCAGAACTAATCACCAAAGAAGCATCGCTAACAATTCTGGCGCGATAA
- a CDS encoding FprA family A-type flavoprotein translates to MSAKPFVLSPNVYWVGVNDSDIKLFEGLWSIPEGVSYNSYLVVGREKTALIDCVHERKAQEHFEKISQVLDISKIDYLIINHMEPDHTSAIPQLLKRAPNIKVIYTPMAQIIFKKFYQNDPAAILTKGDDMTLPLGDKTLRFIQTPWLHWPETMSTYLPEDKILFCCDAFGAFNVLPDGAVFESDIVDKQDVCSCSQKYFASVFNGQREWVLKAIEKFSKLGLEFDVLAPSHGPVFNQTAKQKLADWANWSRGSFKRKVVVVYGSMYGFTGRCLGAVEEGVAEAGGTVEIFNLSEDKAVDALTALVEAPALIVGSSTYEHEIFPKVADFLNMLKVKKYADRIAATFGSFGWSGEATRKIASELTALGFELAGPPIPVYGSPTQESLSEIKRLAKAAAEKAFQKYKATG, encoded by the coding sequence ATGTCTGCTAAACCTTTTGTTTTGTCTCCGAACGTTTACTGGGTAGGCGTCAACGACTCGGACATTAAACTATTCGAGGGCCTCTGGTCCATCCCCGAAGGCGTATCATACAACTCTTACTTGGTGGTGGGCAGAGAGAAAACCGCGCTTATCGACTGCGTCCACGAAAGAAAAGCTCAGGAGCACTTTGAGAAAATCAGCCAAGTCCTCGACATCTCCAAAATAGACTACTTAATCATCAACCACATGGAACCCGACCACACCAGCGCCATCCCCCAACTCCTCAAGAGGGCGCCCAACATCAAAGTCATCTACACCCCAATGGCACAAATCATCTTCAAGAAATTCTACCAAAACGACCCCGCCGCTATCCTCACCAAAGGAGATGACATGACCCTCCCACTGGGCGACAAAACCCTCCGGTTCATCCAGACGCCGTGGCTGCATTGGCCCGAAACTATGAGCACCTACCTCCCCGAAGACAAAATCCTATTTTGCTGCGACGCCTTTGGAGCCTTCAACGTTCTGCCGGATGGCGCAGTATTTGAATCAGATATAGTTGACAAACAGGACGTTTGCTCATGTTCACAGAAGTATTTTGCTTCGGTCTTTAATGGGCAACGTGAATGGGTGCTTAAAGCCATAGAAAAATTCAGCAAACTGGGTTTGGAATTTGATGTGTTAGCGCCAAGCCATGGGCCAGTCTTCAACCAGACTGCAAAGCAGAAGCTTGCTGACTGGGCAAACTGGAGCCGGGGCAGCTTCAAGAGAAAGGTGGTGGTTGTTTACGGCTCGATGTATGGCTTTACGGGGCGATGCTTGGGCGCCGTAGAGGAGGGCGTGGCGGAGGCAGGTGGAACAGTTGAGATTTTTAATCTTTCCGAAGATAAAGCAGTTGATGCCCTAACCGCCCTAGTTGAAGCACCCGCCTTAATCGTTGGTTCCTCCACCTATGAGCATGAAATCTTCCCCAAAGTCGCCGACTTCCTAAACATGCTGAAAGTCAAAAAATACGCTGACCGCATAGCAGCTACCTTTGGCAGCTTCGGCTGGAGCGGGGAAGCAACCCGAAAAATCGCCTCTGAACTGACAGCGCTGGGTTTTGAGTTGGCAGGTCCGCCGATTCCGGTGTATGGGAGCCCAACGCAGGAGAGCCTATCGGAAATTAAGCGGTTAGCTAAAGCCGCAGCGGAGAAGGCCTTCCAGAAATATAAAGCCACAGGCTGA
- a CDS encoding HesA/MoeB/ThiF family protein: MQKDFKEVFYSRQTVLKELGEAGQEKLSNARVAVVGVGGLGSVSSLYLALAGVGYIRVIDQDTLEPHNLHRQILYRPSDLRYPKAEVAAKKLLEHNPLIQVDAASENLNQDNAKTLLSGVDVVVDGLDNVSARHIVNRAAAELGVPYVFGAAIGFEGNLSVFYPPKTGCLECFMPNNADADHMDRDTCNRRGILGATAGAIGTLQALETIKLITGIGEPLLGKLLVCDFTDMNFTVLPLHANPQCPVCRGESKSAAEGSRLVWLCGEDTANINPQKPLSIPLEAVYERVRQHFDVLLKSKLALRFVFRGFEVTLFGGGRMLIKGVKDEKEALDAYSEVFGEISQC, translated from the coding sequence ATGCAGAAAGACTTCAAAGAAGTGTTCTATAGCCGACAAACTGTGCTAAAAGAACTTGGAGAAGCCGGACAGGAAAAGCTCTCAAACGCGCGGGTAGCGGTAGTCGGCGTCGGCGGCTTAGGCAGCGTTTCTTCGCTTTACCTTGCCTTGGCGGGCGTGGGCTACATCCGAGTAATCGACCAAGATACGCTTGAACCCCACAATCTGCACCGCCAAATCCTCTATCGCCCAAGCGACCTCCGTTACCCCAAAGCTGAAGTGGCCGCAAAGAAACTCCTTGAACACAACCCCCTCATCCAAGTGGATGCTGCCTCAGAGAACCTAAACCAAGACAACGCAAAAACCCTGCTAAGCGGCGTCGACGTGGTGGTTGACGGACTCGACAACGTATCTGCACGACACATTGTTAACCGCGCCGCCGCGGAGCTGGGGGTGCCCTATGTTTTTGGCGCCGCCATAGGCTTTGAAGGCAACTTATCGGTGTTTTATCCCCCCAAAACAGGTTGCCTGGAATGCTTCATGCCCAACAATGCAGATGCAGACCACATGGACCGTGACACCTGCAACCGCCGAGGCATCTTGGGCGCAACCGCGGGGGCAATCGGCACCTTGCAGGCGCTAGAAACCATCAAGTTAATCACTGGCATAGGTGAGCCGCTTCTGGGCAAACTGCTGGTCTGCGACTTCACCGATATGAACTTCACCGTTTTGCCCCTCCATGCAAATCCACAGTGCCCAGTCTGCCGCGGAGAATCCAAATCGGCGGCGGAGGGAAGTCGGCTGGTTTGGCTCTGCGGCGAAGACACCGCCAACATTAACCCCCAAAAACCCCTGAGCATCCCCCTCGAAGCCGTCTATGAGCGCGTCAGGCAACATTTTGATGTGTTGCTGAAGAGCAAATTGGCGTTGAGGTTTGTTTTCCGCGGTTTTGAGGTTACCTTGTTTGGGGGCGGACGCATGCTGATTAAGGGCGTTAAAGATGAAAAAGAGGCGTTGGATGCGTACAGCGAGGTTTTTGGTGAGATTTCTCAGTGCTGA
- a CDS encoding SLC13 family permease has translation MDYIAAAALSIFAVTLVLMLKRPWGIRLGYAAAIGAAASLALGTVTLGQAAQSFLSIWDAALAFVGIVALSVVLDAMGFFRWAALGVVRLAGGSGLRLYFYVTLLTAAVSILFANDSAVLILIPIVLEIVSLLDIGSKGKLAYLFSAGLIADTAAMPLITSNPINILSADYFGYSFLDHLAFMGPIAVATITSSIAILYLFFRKGIPKAYNPAAAETLTAGKPPISRALLRVCIATLVAVDVGYVVTSLLRVPVSLVICSGAVFLAAAYGISLKQNGSVSGERRGLFGLARDINWDILLFMLAIFIVVQGLEAAGITNLLAAALDASSRLPSALGIFAPSMVVTVGASFMNNWPMTILGMLSIQHIGASGTQLTGLVFSNVIGNNLGPHFFPLGSLAILMWLETMRRRGVSISLWSYLKVGAVLSIVEVAVASLVLWVEIAFFGFKLFI, from the coding sequence TTGGACTACATAGCTGCAGCGGCACTGTCTATTTTTGCGGTAACGCTGGTTCTGATGCTTAAGCGTCCATGGGGTATACGGCTGGGCTACGCTGCGGCAATCGGAGCAGCTGCCTCGCTGGCTCTGGGCACCGTTACCTTGGGGCAGGCGGCGCAGTCTTTTTTGAGTATTTGGGATGCGGCGTTGGCGTTTGTGGGCATCGTGGCGCTCTCGGTGGTTTTGGATGCCATGGGCTTTTTCAGGTGGGCGGCGCTGGGAGTAGTGCGGCTTGCGGGCGGCAGCGGCTTACGGCTTTACTTCTACGTGACGCTGCTGACGGCTGCGGTGAGCATCCTGTTTGCCAATGACAGCGCCGTGCTGATCCTGATCCCTATCGTGCTGGAAATAGTTAGCCTCCTCGACATCGGCTCCAAAGGCAAACTCGCCTACCTCTTCAGCGCAGGCTTAATCGCCGACACCGCAGCTATGCCACTTATCACCAGCAACCCCATAAACATCCTCAGCGCCGACTACTTCGGCTACAGCTTCCTAGACCACCTTGCCTTCATGGGACCCATCGCAGTAGCCACCATAACCAGCAGCATAGCCATCCTGTACTTGTTCTTCCGCAAGGGTATCCCCAAAGCCTACAACCCCGCCGCCGCAGAAACCCTAACAGCCGGCAAGCCCCCGATTTCGCGGGCCCTGCTACGGGTCTGCATTGCCACGTTGGTTGCGGTGGATGTGGGCTACGTGGTGACTTCGCTTCTGCGGGTGCCTGTTTCGCTGGTGATTTGCAGCGGTGCAGTTTTTCTTGCGGCAGCCTACGGAATCAGCCTAAAACAAAACGGCTCCGTAAGCGGCGAGCGCCGGGGGCTTTTTGGGTTAGCCCGCGACATCAACTGGGACATCCTGCTCTTCATGCTCGCCATCTTCATCGTGGTGCAGGGCCTCGAGGCAGCAGGCATCACCAACCTCCTCGCAGCGGCGCTCGATGCTTCCAGCAGGTTGCCCTCGGCTCTGGGAATCTTCGCCCCCAGCATGGTCGTCACCGTCGGCGCATCCTTCATGAATAACTGGCCCATGACGATCCTTGGCATGCTATCTATCCAGCACATCGGCGCCTCAGGCACGCAGCTCACGGGGCTGGTGTTTAGTAACGTCATAGGCAACAATTTGGGACCCCACTTTTTCCCGCTGGGTTCACTGGCGATTTTGATGTGGCTGGAAACCATGCGGCGGCGGGGCGTCAGCATCAGCCTGTGGAGTTACCTGAAAGTCGGCGCGGTTCTCTCCATCGTTGAGGTGGCGGTTGCGTCGCTGGTTCTTTGGGTGGAGATTGCCTTTTTTGGGTTTAAGCTTTTTATTTAG
- a CDS encoding SDR family oxidoreductase produces the protein MLVSKGKFGQQTLRDEVIVVTGAGRGIGYEAARALVWLGAKVVVAEIDEINGKAAEEALSAEFGADRAFFVKTDIGREGDIEKLSEAALKKYGRIDVVLNNATVFPMAAVVDSQIGKWDLSYNVNLRGPVLLAKKFVPDMLKRRHGVFVCVSSSGAAPFMGPYEVFKTAQVELSNTLSAELEGSGVYAFTIGPGISKTPGFIEGGGKVAELMGMSLDELFELNKNAQISPEAAGAGFALAVAQAQRYHGQETSSIQVLREANIPFEQDASEAPQPTPQEPQRQPEKTPQTRRLRELYEKVLNSFMEQSEGWKKRNLFERQWVARDFKKTTGMSIDEMQTSIKAAGDAIKAGAYTAEHRQTASKIAAYYLHQREQLMGFEKNPQKLEQNLKILDGYIEDAKALTEALTIQH, from the coding sequence ATGCTGGTTAGTAAAGGAAAATTTGGGCAACAAACCCTCAGAGACGAAGTCATTGTGGTTACGGGCGCAGGCCGCGGAATCGGCTATGAAGCTGCAAGGGCACTTGTTTGGCTGGGCGCCAAAGTAGTCGTCGCCGAAATCGACGAGATAAACGGGAAAGCCGCAGAAGAAGCCCTCAGCGCAGAGTTCGGGGCAGACAGGGCGTTTTTCGTTAAAACTGACATAGGAAGAGAAGGGGACATCGAGAAGCTCTCGGAGGCGGCGCTGAAAAAGTATGGCAGAATCGACGTAGTTCTAAACAACGCCACTGTTTTTCCAATGGCAGCGGTTGTGGATTCCCAAATAGGCAAATGGGACCTCAGTTACAACGTGAACCTGCGTGGACCCGTGCTGTTAGCCAAAAAATTCGTTCCCGACATGCTCAAGCGCAGACACGGCGTCTTCGTCTGCGTTTCCTCCTCGGGCGCAGCCCCCTTCATGGGCCCCTACGAGGTATTCAAGACTGCTCAGGTGGAGCTATCAAACACCCTCTCCGCGGAGCTGGAAGGCAGCGGCGTGTATGCATTCACGATTGGCCCCGGCATCTCCAAAACCCCCGGGTTCATCGAAGGCGGAGGCAAAGTGGCGGAGCTTATGGGCATGAGTCTTGATGAGTTGTTTGAACTTAACAAAAACGCGCAGATTTCCCCTGAGGCGGCGGGCGCGGGGTTTGCTTTGGCTGTTGCCCAAGCACAGCGTTATCATGGGCAGGAAACCAGCTCTATTCAGGTGCTGCGGGAAGCCAACATACCCTTCGAGCAGGACGCATCCGAGGCACCGCAGCCAACGCCGCAGGAACCGCAGCGCCAGCCAGAAAAGACCCCGCAGACGCGAAGGCTAAGGGAACTCTACGAGAAGGTGCTTAACAGCTTCATGGAGCAGTCGGAGGGCTGGAAGAAACGCAACCTCTTCGAGCGCCAGTGGGTTGCCAGGGACTTTAAGAAAACCACCGGTATGTCGATTGATGAAATGCAGACCAGCATAAAAGCGGCAGGCGACGCCATAAAAGCGGGCGCTTACACGGCTGAGCATAGGCAGACCGCCAGCAAAATCGCAGCGTATTATCTGCATCAGCGAGAGCAACTGATGGGTTTCGAGAAAAACCCCCAGAAACTCGAGCAGAACCTCAAAATCCTCGACGGCTACATAGAAGACGCTAAAGCTCTAACCGAGGCACTGACGATTCAGCACTGA
- a CDS encoding GyrI-like domain-containing protein has protein sequence MEKTPKLLRLNPMHAAYVYSLSQNPEEEALSKITQLKISGGLGGRLFGRNIYPTDQPEPHGYEYYLTVEDKGKLKVQPIVGEVPGGLYAVLDGVGLFSLSEDWKKLFMWVEASGYGPLGVKKGVHGWVNSAFEEFINWQEQKPPNEWVFRLMVQVKE, from the coding sequence TTGGAGAAAACACCAAAACTTCTGCGCTTAAACCCCATGCACGCAGCATACGTTTACTCGTTAAGCCAAAACCCCGAGGAAGAAGCGCTTTCCAAAATAACCCAATTGAAAATCAGCGGTGGTTTGGGTGGGCGTTTGTTTGGCAGAAACATTTACCCCACCGACCAGCCTGAACCCCACGGATACGAATATTATCTAACTGTAGAAGATAAGGGCAAGCTTAAGGTCCAACCTATAGTGGGGGAAGTCCCGGGTGGATTATACGCGGTTTTAGACGGTGTAGGCTTGTTTAGCTTAAGCGAAGATTGGAAGAAACTTTTCATGTGGGTTGAAGCCAGCGGCTATGGACCACTCGGTGTAAAGAAAGGTGTGCATGGCTGGGTAAACAGCGCCTTTGAAGAATTCATAAATTGGCAGGAACAGAAACCGCCGAACGAATGGGTTTTTCGCCTCATGGTTCAAGTAAAAGAATAA